In the genome of Longimicrobium sp., the window GAGTCCGTACCTCCTGCAGCACCAGGACAACCCGGTAGACTGGTACGCGTGGGGTCCCGAAGCGCTGGAGCGGGCGCGCGCCGAAGACCGGCCCATCCTGCTGTCCGTGGGCTACTCCGCATGCCACTGGTGCCACGTGATGGAGCATGAATCGTTCGAAGACCCGGCCACGGCCGCGATCATGAACGAGCACTACGTGAACATCAAGGTAGACCGCGAGGAGCGCCCCGACATCGACAGCATCTACATGAGCGCGGTGCAGCAGATGACGGGTCACGGCGGATGGCCGATGACGGTGTTCATCACCCCCGGCGGCGCGCCCTTCTACGGAGGCACCTACTACCCGCCGGAACCGAGCCACGGCCTGCCCTCGTTCCGGCAGATCCTGCTGGCCGTCGCCGAGGCGTGGCGCGAGCGGCGCGCCGATGTAGACCAGAGCGCCGAGCACATGGCCGAGGCGCTGCGGGAGAGCGGGGAGCTGCGGGCCACGGCGGGCACGCTGGACCCTTCCATCCTGGATCGCGCCTACCGATCGCTGGCCTCGCGCTTCGATTCCGCGTGGGGCGGCATGGCAGGCGCACCCAAGTTCCCCCAGCCGCTGACGCTGGAGTTCCTGCTGCGCACCTGGAAGCGTACGGGAAACGCCGATGCCATGCGCTTCCTGGACGTGACGCTCCGTCGGATGGCGGCCGGCGGCATGTACGACCACGTGGGAGGCGGATTCGCGCGGTACAGCGTGGACGCGCACTGGCTGGTGCCGCACTTCGAAAAGATGCTGTACGACAACGCCCTGCTCGCGCGCCTCTACACGCACGCGTGGCAGGCCACGGGCGACGATGCACACCGCACGGTGGCGGAAGACGTCCTGGCCTGGGTGACGCGCGAGATGACCTCGCCGGAGGGCGGCTTCTACTCCGCGCTGGACGCCGACAGCGAGGGCGAGGAAGGCAAGTTCTACGTCTGGACGCCGGGCGAGATCGACTCGATCGTTGGAGTGGAGGACGGAGCGCTGGTCCGCGCCTACTACGGCGTGACGGAGGCGGGCAACTTCGAGGGGCACAACATCCTTCACGCCTGGCGCACGATGGACGAGGTTGCCGCCGAGCAGGGCGTCAGCGTCGAGCGCCTGCAAGACGCGCTGGACCGAGCCCGCCCCCGCCTGTACGAGGAGCGGGCGAAGCGCGTGTGGCCTGGGCGCGACGACAAGGTGCTCACGTCGTGGAACGCCATGATGCTCCACGCCTTCGCCGAGGCCGCCCGCGCGTTCGAGTCGCACGAGTACCGGCGGATCGCCATCACCAGCGCGGAGTTCCTGGTGGGCCGGCTGCGGACGGAGGACGGCAGGCTGGCGCGCACGTACAAGGATGGCCGCGCCAAGATCCCCGGCTTTCTGGAAGACCACGCCCTCCTGGCCGAGGCCCTGGTCGCCGTCTACGAGACCACGTGGGACGAGCGCTGGCTGCGGGAAGCCCGCACGCTGGCGGACCAGGTGCTGCAGTCGTTCTGGGACGAGGAACAGGGCATTTTCTACGACACGGCGGCAGACGCCGAGCAGCTGGTGATCCGTCCCCGCGACCTGTTCGACAACGCCACCCCGTCCGGCAACTCGGCGGCGGTGAACGCGCTGCTGCGGCTGGCTGAGCTGGTGGGCGACGAACGGTACTCGCGCGTGGCGCGGCGGGTGCTGCAGTCGCTGGCGGACACGATGGCCCGCGTTCCGGCCGGGTTCGGCCACCTGCTCTCGGCGCTGGACTTTCACCTGGCCACGCCGGCCGAGGTGGCGTTCGTGGGCACGCCGGGGGAGGCGGAGACGGACGCAATGCTTCGCGTGGTCGGCCGCGCCTACCTGCCCAACACCGTCACCGCCCTGCGCCGCGCGGACGAGGGCGGAGACGAGGAACTGATTCCGCTTCTGCGGGGTCGAACGGCACGGGAGGGTCGCGCGACGGCGTACGTGTGCGAGCGCTTCGCGTGCCAGCAGCCGGTGACGGACCCGGCCGCCCTCGCCGCGCAGCTGGGCCTGGGGAGTGCGTGAGTGCGGTAGTGCGGAAGTGATTCGGGCACTTCATCGGGCACTTGCGCCCGTCCGGCCCCGACCGGCACTATGCGCGCTGCACCTCTGGCGCGGCGGAGCAGTAGCGTCGATCCGGTTGTGAACGTAGTTGCCGCCTTTACCGTGGGGTTACCCAGATGCGCAAAGCCGTCCTGCTCACCGTCCTCGTGCTTGCCGCCTGCGCCCGTCCCGTGGCGTCGGACGCGGGCACGTCCGAGCCGCCCGCTTCGTCCGGCGGCGCACCTTCTACCGGAGCCCAAGTGAAGCTCGAATTCCAGCAGGGCCAGGGAGGCAGCTCCAACGGGGGCGAGCAGGGCGCGACGGCCACTGCGGGCAGCGGCCAGATCGCCATCCGCGGCACCATGCAGACGCCCAACCCGTGCTACAAGCTCTCCGGCGAGCTGCAGCAGCAGGGGCAGACGCTGTCCGTTCGCGTCGTCGGCCAGGCAGACCCCGACGTCATGTGCATCCAGTCGATCGGGGCCGTCCCATACACCGCCACGCTGCGCGACGTGGCACCCGGCACCTACACCGTTCGGGTGATGCACACCTACCCGGGCACCGGGTGGGATGCCGCCGCCGCCCTGGAGACGCAGGTCACTGTCCGGTGACGCGCCTCTCCATCCGCCCGGCCCACACGACCATGCACGCAGCCCTGCGCCGCGCCTTGTTGCCCGTTGTCGCCGCGGCGGCGTTCGTCCTTCCCTCGCGGGCCCAGGGCCCGGTTCCACCCCCGCGCGGCAGCCCCGACCCGTTCACCCTGGCGGCCACGCCCGCACCCGCGCCCATCTCTGCGCAGGAGCACGCGCGCAGGCGCCAGCAGCTGGCCGCAGGGATGGGCGACGGCGTGCTGGTGGCGCTGGGGGCGAGCGAGCCCGAGACGGACTACACGTCTTTCGCGCAGAACTCGCCCTTCCGCTACCTGACGGGGGTGAACGAGCCGGGGGCCGTGCTGGCCATCGTCAAGCGGGGCGGGCAGGTGACCGAGCACCTGTTCGTGCTCGCGCGCGACCCCTCGCGTGAGGTGTGGGAAGGCCCGCGGCTGGGGGCGGAGCGTGCGCAGGCCCTCACGGGCATCCCCACGCGCACGGTGCAGCAGATGCAGGAGGCGCTGCGCCCGGCGCTAAGCCAGGCGACCACGCTGTACACGCTCAGCCCACTGAGCCCGGATGGCTCGCGGAGCGAGTTCCTGCGCCCCGACCAGCAGTACGCGCAACGCCTGCGCGACCAGTACAAGAACCTGACGCGCGTCCAGGACCTGGGCAACGCACTGTTCCGCATCCGCGCCACCAAGACCCCGGCCGAGCTGGACCTGATCCGCCGCGCCGTGTACATCACCATCCTGGCCCACCGCGAAGCCATGCGCGCCACGGAGCCGGGGATGAACGAGTTCGAGATCCACGGGCTGATCGAGGGCACCTTCCGCCGCTACGGCGCCGAGCGCCCCGGGTTCGGCAGCATCGTGGGCTCCGGCCCTAACAGCACCACGCTTCACTACCGCCAGGCCGACCGGTTCATGCAGGCCGGCGAAACGCTGGTGATGGACATCGGCGCCTCGTACGCCGGGTACACGGCCGACGTCACGCGCACTGTTCCGGTCAGCGGGCGGTTCAGCCCGGAGCAGCGGCAGATCTACACCATCGTCCTCGACGCGCAGAAGGCGGGGGAGCGCGCGGCGCGCATCGGGGTCCCGCTGACGCGGGTGCAGCAGGCCGCCTTCCAGGTGGTGGCCACCGGGCTGGCGCGGCTGGGGCTGATCGAGTCGGCCGACGCCACCTACGAGTGCTCGCCAGGGAGCCAGTGCCCGCAGGCGGCGCTCTTCTTCATGCACGGCATCGGGCACGGCATCGGCCTCGACGTGCACGATCCCGACCCGTCGTACCCCAACTACGGAGGAGGCTTCAAGGTGGGGAGCGCGTTCACCATCGAGCCCGGCGTCTACATTCGCGCCGACGCGCTGGACTACCTTCCCGACACGCCGCGCAACCGGCAGCTGATCGCCCGCATTCGTCCCAAGGTGCAGCAGTACCGCAACATCGGCGTGCGCATCGAGGACGACTACTTCTTTACCGAGGCCGGGCTTGAGCGCGTGACCGAGGGCGCCCCGCGCGAGATCGACGAGATCGAGGCGCTGATGGCGCAGGAGAGCTTCTGGAACCGCGAGCGCCGTCCGCAGGTGGTGGAGTGGTACCGGGCCGCCGTTCCCGCCACCACCACGCCGTGACCGCAGGACAGGCGGGGTGATGGCGCATCCCCGTCATGCGGCCGCCGCCGCGTGCCTCCTGCTGGCGCTGGGCGGGTGCGCGCACGCCATGCCCGCGGGCCAGGCAGGGCCCCTGCTGGACGCGCTGTTCGCCCCGCCCACCGCCGCGGAGATCGCGGCGGTGGAGGCCGACTGGGCGGTTCGCGACACGCGGGTGCACGACTTCCGGGTGGAGCACGTGGAGCGCGACGGCGCCACCGGGCGCACGATGGTCGTCTCGCACGTGGTGGACGGAGCGCGCCACTACGGGGCTGTGCGCGTTCCCGACGGCGCTGCCGGACCGCTTCCCGTGCTGGTCATTGGGCATGGGGGCGACAACGGCGCCACGGGCTATCACTTCTTCCACTCCGGCCGGCTGGCACGCGGGTTCGTGCAGGTGCTCCCGTCGTTCCGGTCAGAGACGCTGCGCCTGACCGCGCTTCGCGGCTGGCGCTCCGGCGGCACGGCGAGCCCGTGGGACCGCGACGTGGACGACGCCATCGCGCTGCTGAACGCCGCGCTCGCGCACGTCCCGGAAGCGGACAGCACGCGCATCGCCGCGTTCGGCCGCAGCCGTGGCGGTGGGGTGATGCTGCTGATGGCGATCCGCGACCCGCGCATCAGGGCGGTCGTGAGCGCCGTGGGGCCTACGGACTTCCTGCTTCCCGAGGTCCGCCGCCTGGCCGGCCGAGCGCTGGGCAGCCGGGTGGCGCGCTTGCCCGGGGCCGGGTACCTGGCCGACAGCGTGCTCTTCGCCCTGCGCGACGGACGCACGACGGTGCCGCAGGCCCGGATGCAGCTGCTGCGGCGCTCTCCCGCCTGGTTCGCGCACCGCCTTCCGCCCGCGCAGGGACACTACGGCGCGCTGGACCCCAAGGTCGCTGTGGAGCACGGCGATCGGCTGAACGCCGTGATGCGCGGCATGGGACGCGACACGGTTGCCTGGCAGTACCATCGCTATCCCCAGGGCCGCCACCGGTATTCGTCATTTCCCGGCGCGATGGCGCGCACGGAGGAATTCCTCGTCCGGGCCGTGAACTCGCCCCGCGTCCCGCGCTGACCGCTCATCTCCCCACATCCCGACCGATGAACTTTCCGATGTCCGCCGCACACCGCCGGCGCGGAGCGCGCGCGTGAGCCGGTTCCGCTACTTCGGCGGCGTCGATTTTTCCGGCGCCAAGGAGCCGCTTTCCACGCTGTGGACGGCCGTCGGTGAGGAGCGCGACGGCAAGCTGTGCATCGTCTCGCTCTGCCCGCAGCCCTTTCGCGCGGACCTGGTGTCGTTCGTGGCGGATGGATGGCGCAAGCACGCCGGCGCGGCGCCGGACGACGGCATCCTCTGGGGCGCCGACTTTCCCTTCGGGCTGCCCGTGGACGTGGTGAACGCCATCGAGGGGCTGCGCGAGCGGTCGTGGCGTGGGGTGGCGTCGTGGGTGGCGGACCGGCCGCCGGAAGAGATCCGCGAGGGGTTGCCCGCCTTCCACAAGGCTCCGCGCGCGACGGACACCAACGGCGCGATGGCGCCGCTGGACCTGCGCCTGTACCGGCAGACGCTGGAGGGGATCCGCGTGCTGTGGGAGCTGCGCGACGCGGCCGAGGTCTCCATTCCGCCGGTGGCGCCACGGACGGACGCGGGGACGGTGGTGATCGAGGTCTATCCGGCGGGCGCGGTAAAGGACTTGGGGATCAAGGGATCGAAGGTGCCGTTCCGCCCGGGAGAGGTGCGGGCGCGGCCGGCAGCGTTTCGACCGTTCTTTTCGTTCGATCACCCGTCGCTGGAAGCCATCGCCTGCACGCTGGAGGACGCGCGCGACGCGTGCCTGGCGTGCGTGGTGGCCTGGCTGTGCCGCGACGACCTGGACCAGCCGTTCCGCCTGGACCGCGTCCCGCGCCAGACCATCGAGACGGAAGGCTGGATCTACCGCCCACCCGCCGCGCTGGGGTGATCTGATGTGGATCCGAAACAGCGCGAAGGTCCGCATCGCCGCGGCCGCGAGCCTGTGTGCCCTGACGGCGTGCCAGGGCTCCGCGCCACGCGTGCGAACGCCGTCCAACGTGGCGGGCGAGTACGTGCTGGTGGAGCGGGACGGGAAACGGCTTCCGCACACGATGCGCCTGTCCGAGCCGGGGAAACGATGCGACATGACGCTGATCCGCGACGTGCTCGTTCTGCGGCCGGACGGCGAATTTGAGGGCGAGTTCGAATCCTACGTGCGGTGCGAGGGCCAGCCCCGCCCCGACAGCACGGACGCGCGCAGCTATAACGGCACGTTTCGCCTGCACGGCGCACATGGCGATACGGTGGTGCTCGTGGAGAGGGGCCTCGAGTCCCGGGCGAGGCAAAGGGGTGTGCTCAAGGGAGACGAGTTGCGCGTGGAGTTCGAAGTGCTCACCGAGCCTCGCCGTACAATGCGTTTCCGCTACGTCCGCCAGGACGCGACGCCGTAGGCGCGCGGCGGCGTTCCCGCTGGCGAACGCGCAAAGGGCGCGGGGGATGGTCTCCCCTGCGCCCTGTCTGGTTTCGTACGGTGCTGAACGCGGCGACACGGATCATCTCCCTCGCCACGATCAACATATAGCACACCCGGGGACTTGCGGCCAGCCCGGGGGAAGGCCGCAGGATTGCCGCGCCGAAAAATTCTTCGGCCAAGGCCTGACACCTGGGGAATGGGAGGCGCGAAGATGACACACCACGCCGTGGTGATTGCCGGAGGCGGCCCGACGGGGCTGATGCTCGCGGGGGAGCTGGCGTTGGCGGGCGTCGACGTAGCCATCGTAGAGCGGCGCGCCAGCCAGGAGCTCGCCGGCTCGCGCGCCGGCGGCCTGCACGCACGCACCCTCGAAGTCCTCGATCAACGTGGAATCGCTGAACGCTTCCTCGCGGAGGGGCAGAAGGCCCAGGTCGCGGGGTTCGCCCAGATCCGGCTGGACATCAGCGATTTCCCGACCCGCCACAACTACGGGCTGGGGCTGTGGCAGAACCACATCGAGCGCATTTTGGCCGGCTGGCTGGACGAGTTGAAGGTGCCGATGCACCGCGGATGTGAGGTGGCGGGCTTCACGCAGGACGACACCGGGGTGAACGTGGAGCTGGCCGGCGGCCGCTCGATGCGGGCGGAATACCTCGTCGGGTGCGATGGAGGACGCAGCGTGGTCCGGAAAGCGGCGGGCATCGACTTCCCCGGGTGGGACGCGACGACCAGTGCCCTGATCGCCCAGGTCCAGATGGCCGAGGAGCCGGAACTGGGCATCCGCCACGACGCGCTCGGGGTGCATGCCCTGGGCAAGGTGGAGTACGAGCTCCGGGACGGCGAGGTAGTCTACAGCGCTGGCGGCACGGTAAGCGTCATGCTGACTGAGCGGCACCCCGGCGCCACCGGCGAACCCACCCTGCGCGACCTCCGTGAGGCGCTCGTCGGCGTCTACGGGACGGATTTCGGCATTCACAGCCCCACCTGGATTTCGCGATTCACCGACATGGCCCGGCAGGCGGCCGCCTACCGCGACCGTCGCGTCCTGCTGGCGGGCGACGCCGCGCACGTGCATAGCCCGGTGGGTGGACAGGGCCTGAACACCGGTGTGCAGGATGCGGTAAACCTGGGATGGAAGCTGGCCCAGGTGGTCAACCGGACGTCGCCGGAAAGCCTCCTGGACACCTACCACGCCGAGCGGCACCCGGTGGCCGCCCGCGTGCTGCGCAACACGATGGCGCAGGTGGCGCTGCTCCGCCCGGACGACCGCAGCAAAGCCGCGCGCGAAGCCATGGCCGAGCTACTCAGCATGGACGAGCCGCGCCGCCGGCTCGCCGCGGAGATGTCGGGGCTGGGCATCCGCTACGACCTTGGCGAGGGGCACCCGCTGCTCGGCCGGCGCATGCCCGACCTGGACCTGGTCTCCGCCGATGGGCCGCTTCGGCTTTTCACCCTGCTGCACCGTGCCCGGCCGCTGCTTCTGAACCTGGGTGAGCCCGGAGCCTTCGACATCACCCCGTGGGCGGATCGCGTCGAGCGGATCGACGCCCGGTACGATGGCCCGTGGGAGATTCCGGCGATCGGAGCGGTCACGGCGCCCGCCGCGGTGTTGATCCGGCCCGACGGATACGTGGCCTGGACGGGAGACGGGACCCAGGCGGGGCTCGCGGAGGCGCTGACGACCTGGTTCGGACCGCCCAGGGCGTAGGCGCACCGGCCCGACGAGGTTCGACGGCTTAAGGATCGTCACTTCGACCCTTGAACTGCGGCCATCACGGCACGATCAGGACGGACCACTCCAGGTTCGCGTCGGCGCGGATCGCGGTGACCAGTCGCGGGGCGGACCCGGACGCGGGGGGCGCGTCGACGCGAAAGGAACGAGTGGAGAAGAGCCGTACCTGCAGCGTGTCCGATCCCTCCTTGGGAATCAGTGCCCACGGAATCATGATGGCTGAGGAGAGTGGCCCAAGGCTGGAAATGGCGAGGCTGGGGCCTCCGCGCGTGAACGACACCTCCCAGCGCTGGAACTCCGGAACTCCGAGCGTTCCCGACGAGCCGGGGAAGATGGGAATCAGAAGGTCCTGCCCGGCGCGGAGCGTTACCGAGGGGCTGCCCCGCCGCGCCACGCTGTACAGGGTGAACTCCGAATGCGGCACGGCACCCACCGCCGGCACCGGAAGCCGCACCCGAAGCCCGCCCGCGACGGCGGCACTGTCGAGCGGCACCGAGGCCGAGAATGCCGTTTACCGGCCCCCCGCCCGCGTACCGGTCACGTTCTGCACGCGGAGCGTGTCGCTGCGGAAATCGATGCGGTCGCCGTCGATCGGGATGAACAACGCGTCTACGTAAGTCGAGTCGGCGCCGCGGCCGCGGGTACTTACCTGTACCTCGGTTGCGATGGACTTGGCGGGTCCGGTAGGGACGATGCATCCCGCCGCGAGCGCGAGCAGGGCAAGGGCGGCATAACGGCGAGTGCGAGGCATGCGACGGATTCGTAGAAAGGCGGGGGCGAGTTCGCGAGAGAACGCCTGACGGGGCGAATCGGGACAGGTTCGCCCAGGCCGGGTTGACGGGCGCATCATCACGCAACATATTAAGTTGCATGAGACGCGACAGCCGACTCTCCGGTGTGCTCCACGTGCTGCTCCACATGGCAGAGCAAGGTGGCCCCGTTACCTCCGAGGTCCTGGCGACGACCATGGATACCAATCCGGTGGTGATCCGGCGGATCATGGCGGGCCTGCGGGAGCAGGGGTACGTGCGATCAGAAAAGGGGCACGGTGGGGGATGGACACTCGCCTGCGACCTGTCCCAGGTCACGCTTCGCGACATCTACACCGCGCTCGGCTGCCCCTCGCTGCTGGCCATCGGCAACCGGACGGAGGCGCCCGGCTGTCTCGTCGAACAGGCGGTGAACGCCACCCTCAGTCAGGCGTTCGACGATGCGGAGGCGCTGCTGCTTTCGCGCCTGGGCGAGGTCACGCTGGCCATGCTGAGCGCAGACTTCCACGACCGCCTCGCCGCGCGTGGCGGCTCTCACGACCTGGAGGATGCTCATGCCTCATGACGCCATCATCATCGGCGGCAGCTTCGCCGGGCTCTCCGCGGCCATGTACCTGGCGCGGGGGCGGCGATCGGTCTGCATCATCGATACGGGATTGCCCCGCAACCGCTTCGCGGCACAATCGCACGGGTTCTTCGGCCACGATGGCGCCGCGCCGGGCGCGATGCTGGCCACCGCGCGACCGCAGGTCGCGGCCTATCCCACGGTTACGTTCGTCGACGGGGCGGCGGCCAGCGCCTCGGGCGAGGCGGATGGCTTCTCCGTCGCGCTGGCGACGGGGGAAGTGCTGGAAAGCAGGCGCCTGGTGCTCGCGTTCGGCATCTCCGACGAGCTGCCCGCCATTCCGGGCCTTGCCGAGCGCTGGGGCAATTCCGTGATCCACTGCCCGTACTGCCATGGCTACGAGTTCAGCGGCCAGCGGTTGGGCGTGCTGAACCTCTCGCCGATGTCCATCCACCAAGCGCTGCTGATCTCCGAATGGGGTCCGACGACGCTCTATCTGAACGGCGGCCCCGAGCCGGACGCCGAGGCGCTCGCGGGCCTGCGGGAGCGTGGGATCGCCATCGAACCGGCCGCAGTGACGGCGCTGCATGGCGACGGCACGCGGCTGTCATCCATAGAGCTGGCGGATGGAAGAACGGCGGCGGTCGATGCTCTCTACATCGGTCCGCGCACCCGCCTGAACAGCGGGATCGCGCAGCAGATGGGATGCGAGCTGCACGATGGGCCGTTCGGCGCCATCGTCCGGACGGATGACCTGAAGATGACCACCGTACCGGGTGTCTACGCCGCGGGCGACATCACGCGCGGCGCCCACAACGTGACGTGGGCAACCTCCGATGGGGTCACGGCCGGGGTGGCGGTGCACAAGTCCCTGGTGTTCTAAGGCCGGCTCCCCGCCCACGCCGCCGCGGCCTCGGCGGCGTCGCGCAGATCGTCGCCGAACTCCAGCACGGCCTCAGCCACAAGCAGGTCCATCGGCGGCGCCTCGTCCGGTAGCGCGCGAGCGAGCTTGATACTGGAGTACGCGATGGATTCGAACGCTCCGAACTTGTCCATCAGCATCTCCAGCACGCGTATGGGCGAGGTCCGCTCCCCTTCGATTGCCTTGGCGCGCATCATCGTTGCTCCAGTAGAGATTCGACGCCCTGTCGACAGGGCGAACGTGGGCAGGTACAATTCGTCTAACCCGGCACTTCGCTCCACGCCCGCGGGATCAGCACGCTTGAGAGACCACTCGCCGCCGCCGCGTCCGCAGTTCACCACTATTTATCTCAGCGGCCTCCCTTTGTCTCTATTGGAGACAATGTTAATCCCGCGTCGTTCCCCTGTCAACGGTCATGAGGTGGGGGCTTGATGCAGAGGTTCGGCGAAAAGCTACGGGCATTGCGAACGGCCCATGGTTCGACCCTGCAGCAACTGGCGGCTGAATTCGGGTACGCGACGCACGCCTACATCAGTGAACTTGAGAGCGGGAAGAAGGTTCCTACAGCGGCGCTGGTTTTGAAGGTGGCGCGGCGCTTCAACGTGAGCACTGACGTTCTCTTGAGGGACGAGATGGACCTAGACCTTAGATGATGTGGGAGGCCTGATGAGAAAGCGTTTCCTAGTATCCCACCCCGCCCCTGATGGGGGAGTGCTTTTGTCCCCCATGAAGAAATGGCTGCAGGAGAACGCAGAGATACTGCCAACCGGGTTCGACCTTACTGTTACCTCGCGCCAACTCAGAAGCCGTTTATCCAAGCTGGGGTGGAATGTTGATGAACGGGAGACCGAGGTGCATGTCACCCCGCCGGGCGACCACGGGAGACCAGTTGCAGCCTCAGAACCGTCCACTCCTACCCGGCGCACGGGCGGCGCGCGCTTAGATACTCGCTTGGAGTCTGAGGGTGCTGAGTTCTTGGTCTTGGGCAGGCTGCTTGTGGAGAGGATTCCGGCCTACAAGACCTACACGAATATGCCGGGATACGACTTGGTTGCCACAAATCCCGAGCTAAATACGTCCGCACGGATTCAAGTGAAGAGTCGCTGGCGTACGAACGCTCCGGGATTCCCCATTCGTAACTTGGATAGTGACTTCGTCGTGTTTTGTCGGCTGAATCGGGGAAACAAGCAGGGGACGGGTGTGCTTCGCGAACCAGAGTACTACGTGTTTCCGATCGAAGTAGTGAGGGCCGCCCCCAAGTCTGATGGATGGTCCAAGCTCATGGTTCGTGACATCCCGGATGCCGGGCAATATCGCGACCGCTGGGATCTGATCCGTGACTTTCTTCGCCAATCGACCCACGGCTGATCTGCGTGGCTGCTCTTTGCTTCCCGAATCCATCGACTGATGCAATGGCCTGACGCGATCCTTGGGTTTCTGAGCGGTATTGTTCTGGCGGTTCTGACTGCGGTCGTTACCTCAGTTGTAGAACGCCGATCCGCACGGCGAGAACAGGTCCAGGGCGCGCGCTTCCAGATCTACATGAAGCTTCTCGACCTTCACAGCACGTATTTCTGGGTGACAGTCGCAGAAATGCATGGCGAGGAGACGCGATCGGAGATCAAGGAGCGAGTCCGTGGATTGGCGTGGCAGATTGCCGACCAGTTGCGCGCGGCTGATGAACTGAAGAATACGACGGAGATTCTCGATGTGCTCCTTAGTACAAGATACCAAACTGCTGCGGACCGCCATCGAGCGATGCATGATTTGCTTCAAGCTCTCGGAAGTACCGTAAATCCACGCTACGCAACTGCAATCCATCAGATCAGCAACGAGAATGTGGCGCGGTTAGCTGACGGGAGTCGGGGGTCAGCGTTCACACCTGGACTCATGGAGTGAACGCTACGCGCGTTCGGGCGTAGGCGAGTGCGTCAGCGTTCCTATACCATGGCCGTAGTGCCATCCTGACCTGTCCTGGTAGAGATCATGGCCGCCAATCATCTTGAGCAACTCGTCGCTGAATGGTACGAGTATCAAGGGTATTTCATCCGAAGGA includes:
- a CDS encoding helix-turn-helix transcriptional regulator; translation: MQRFGEKLRALRTAHGSTLQQLAAEFGYATHAYISELESGKKVPTAALVLKVARRFNVSTDVLLRDEMDLDLR